A stretch of the Candidatus Hydrogenedens sp. genome encodes the following:
- a CDS encoding ferredoxin family protein: EGANMLVIDPQECIDCAVCVDECPVRAIYSIDEVPEEWKEYIPLNAKYSKIWPVIRNNKPVSPESEKFRTVKNKRELFDPTPGTGN; the protein is encoded by the coding sequence GAGGGAGCCAATATGCTGGTCATAGACCCTCAGGAATGTATTGACTGCGCCGTTTGTGTAGATGAATGCCCCGTTCGTGCTATCTATTCTATTGACGAGGTTCCGGAAGAATGGAAGGAATACATACCATTGAATGCAAAATACTCCAAAATCTGGCCTGTCATACGAAATAATAAACCCGTTTCTCCTGAATCAGAGAAATTCCGAACTGTAAAAAATAAACGGGAACTCTTTGACCCAACACCGGGAACAGGTAATTAG